The Paenibacillus sp. RUD330 genome has a segment encoding these proteins:
- a CDS encoding non-ribosomal peptide synthetase, protein MNTERSLPEGGPSIQELRRQKKHWIKQLLDLHEEETLLALSVSRSAEEPFIHQAVLEIPKELDERLRVMSGNEPEALFLILLAAFKAMVQKHAGGETVTVSCPRGFRPQAEPDVHPAPVSWLPTIDSRPGKRTFREWLYAVKASYEAALGNGDYPLEKVVQDMKVIHERDYAFLNHIRLTMKELHGEASSDESGNVHGLLLRFSRESGRLEGRLAGSGRFFAAKDVKSLAGRFVHMLGQWAFHPDRAIGGSGWMPEEERAKIVHDFGSGNSRPYGGSVMELFEEQVRLHPDALAIVTPEHSASYIELHGKAARWARRLIRSGTLPGQIVALYLERSLETAVAMLAVMKAGACILPIDIQTPGDRIRFMLEDSAANAVITHSRYAENPFFAGIDKVLPCESLDEESEGEFQPHPVDGQSAAYIIYTSGTTGKPKGVVVPHGGLANSIAWRKEEYGLTGEDRAMQLFSYSFDGFMTGFFTPLASGAGLFLPTEIQVKDPMRLRQLIDVHRITHFICVPSLYRLLLEQIGPEASSPLRIVTLAGEPLPPSLIRDSRIRLPRTEIVNEYGPTEASVVAVFKRNVAESAEIAIGRPIANMQAYILDDSLEPVPPGIVGELCLSGPGLAEGYLRQPERTEEAFLPHPFLPGQRLYRTGDLAKWTEEGEIRCIGRKDAQVKLRGYRIELAEIEQRLAAYPGISAAAAICEEEGGVPVRISAYLQCGILQAKEIRDYLAGELPSYMIPSRFYRVGRLPLSDNGKTDKKALPALKDAADLDEEFIEPRNETERLLAGIFSEVLSLGKVSAEASFFEVGGHSLKATMLMARIQKAFEVDISIDEIFEKQTVSALAEAVAAKSAKAFRAVTPAEKAPSYPLSSAQKRMYALYCRDPRSVAYNMSEALLIDGDLDKERLKQAVAKLVERHEILRTTFAAAGSGPVQVVHEDSAFELDFVEGRPIDPMTAMQSFVRPFDLEAGPLFRIRIIRMEERKHLLLVDLHHILADGSSVGLFISELARLYNGERLAEPALQYKDFAVWQHRNRDHEDVRSQERYWLSRFADGVPSLELPSDFPRPKFKSMEGARISFTVDAELAAALKRLAGDQGATLFMVLLSVYNLLLSKLSGQEDLVVGTPVSGRVQAALEETMGMFVNVVPIRTSVEPDLDFVQLLARVKKNALGAFENQLYPYDELAVKLDCARDLSRNPLFDVMFVLQNMQENRFDFRGLHFTHAAFEPSISKFDLTLAGFEGGDGLLYFDLEYSTHLFRETTARRIAECFLHLLRNAAEQPGSRLDSLTLLPADHLRRQLEHAHADVLKEAPASSLPEQFRKLARLQPDRTAIMHGKKRLTYGELDELSDRWAAWLLDNGVGFEDVVAVRLERSFESIVCFLALLKSGAAYLPIDPAFPVERARHMLEDSRAVLLITDGDHDWSGIFRGKIAKPGEVPLPEKGKFVPAREPDLNSLAYIIYTSGTTGNPKGVALEHAGLANLPFVFRERLGIGPDDVILQFAPCSFDASVWEFSMALGTGGSLCLASKETIGDPELFRRYAEEMGITAATFPPSYMERLQPETLGSLRLVVTAGSEPSSDMLREWSRHMRVANAYGPTEASVCAAMWDYAEDSAHAKVPIGKPIPNSRICIVDAALNPLPPGVAGQLGIAGIGLAREYLNQPEITARQFVRSSIPGFERMYLTGDLAKRLEDGSLVYLGRIDSQLKIRGCRVEPGEIESRLTQLGGVKSAAVRLRRQPDGRGVLAAYYSGDAAPNPRELKAALSGMLPGYMVPALYFELEELPLTVNGKVDGKALDLLQQPGESPLGSRPPAAGAEALVAEVFEEVLAIKGVGADDTFNELGGDSISAMKAVFLLKKKGFSVEVRDLLLRQTPAALSRIKHRGAGAAAEGEKAEQAMTEPSAGCGEDAADLADIRRRLAVQQAAYAAQLRERPAVAAIPILAVPSLFLTRSENVGAIIPIPASRSRKDIELTVLGVVRSQEMLRCFLSGEGDGAWSLHGRPDRLDLPYVAVNSPQADELIRSAAAECYHDRFEFDQPGSLLYRLALIENGVSGEKVLVYSSHHSLSDGLTCSLIAETIRLPEASASAEYGRQPETGYRDYVEMVEAGPQGIPLEVLERRFQLDEYRHALNGLEHSISLLPAQSSSSITLEFPLDDERPEQGWHTVLGLVASFGKEVLRMDALPVRLVSSGRRYGSRSYYHLAGNFIDYIPVLLRTEEDEELRLSRIRELIQTSSIHNIHFAALDLTPAGRPILLNYFGAVQKDHELEPVPYESDASYEQAAADYGISFYARHTKSGLRVDIALPFVIDADRLGNRLAGKPDLEILS, encoded by the coding sequence ATGAATACGGAACGATCATTGCCGGAGGGCGGACCCTCCATACAAGAATTGAGAAGGCAGAAAAAGCATTGGATCAAGCAGCTGCTGGACCTCCATGAAGAGGAGACGCTGCTCGCCCTGTCCGTATCCCGCTCTGCCGAGGAGCCCTTCATCCACCAGGCCGTTCTCGAGATTCCAAAGGAGCTGGACGAACGGCTGCGTGTCATGAGCGGAAATGAACCCGAGGCTCTCTTTTTGATTTTGCTGGCCGCATTCAAGGCGATGGTTCAGAAGCATGCCGGAGGGGAAACCGTGACGGTGTCCTGTCCCCGCGGCTTCCGCCCTCAAGCGGAGCCGGACGTACATCCGGCCCCTGTATCCTGGCTGCCGACCATAGACTCCAGGCCGGGCAAGCGTACTTTCCGGGAATGGCTGTATGCCGTGAAGGCTTCTTATGAAGCCGCCCTCGGCAATGGGGATTATCCGCTGGAGAAGGTCGTTCAGGATATGAAGGTCATCCACGAGCGGGATTATGCGTTCCTGAACCACATCCGGCTGACGATGAAAGAGCTTCACGGAGAAGCTTCCTCCGACGAGAGCGGGAACGTTCACGGGCTGCTCCTCCGCTTCAGCCGGGAAAGCGGCCGCCTCGAAGGGCGCCTCGCCGGATCCGGCCGGTTTTTCGCCGCCAAGGATGTGAAGAGCCTGGCCGGCCGATTCGTCCACATGCTGGGCCAATGGGCATTCCATCCCGACCGCGCCATCGGCGGGAGCGGATGGATGCCGGAGGAGGAGCGGGCGAAGATTGTCCATGACTTCGGCTCCGGGAATAGCCGTCCTTATGGCGGCAGCGTCATGGAGCTGTTCGAGGAGCAGGTCCGGCTCCATCCGGATGCGCTGGCGATTGTGACGCCCGAGCATTCCGCAAGCTATATCGAGCTCCATGGCAAAGCGGCGCGGTGGGCTCGCCGCCTCATCCGCTCCGGAACGCTGCCGGGACAGATCGTCGCCCTTTACCTGGAACGGAGCCTGGAGACGGCTGTCGCGATGCTGGCTGTAATGAAAGCAGGCGCTTGCATCCTGCCCATCGACATCCAGACGCCGGGAGACCGCATCCGCTTCATGCTGGAAGATTCCGCCGCGAACGCGGTCATCACGCATTCGCGCTATGCTGAGAATCCTTTCTTCGCTGGAATAGACAAGGTGCTTCCCTGCGAGTCGCTGGATGAAGAAAGCGAAGGGGAATTCCAACCGCATCCTGTTGACGGGCAATCGGCGGCTTATATCATCTATACTTCCGGCACGACGGGGAAACCGAAGGGCGTGGTCGTCCCGCACGGCGGCTTGGCCAATTCCATCGCCTGGAGAAAGGAAGAATACGGCCTGACGGGGGAAGACCGGGCAATGCAGCTCTTTTCCTATTCCTTCGACGGCTTCATGACCGGATTCTTCACTCCGCTCGCATCCGGAGCGGGTCTGTTCCTTCCGACCGAAATCCAGGTCAAGGATCCCATGAGGCTCAGGCAGCTGATCGACGTCCATCGGATCACGCATTTTATTTGCGTGCCATCCTTGTACCGGCTGCTTCTGGAGCAGATCGGCCCGGAGGCTTCAAGCCCTCTGCGCATCGTAACGCTCGCTGGCGAGCCGCTGCCGCCATCGCTGATCCGGGACAGCCGGATCCGCCTGCCCAGGACGGAAATCGTGAATGAATACGGGCCTACTGAAGCCAGTGTCGTCGCCGTATTCAAGCGGAATGTCGCGGAATCGGCCGAAATCGCGATCGGGCGTCCCATTGCCAATATGCAGGCCTATATTCTGGATGACTCCTTGGAGCCTGTTCCTCCGGGCATCGTTGGCGAGCTGTGCCTCTCGGGGCCGGGATTGGCCGAGGGCTATCTTCGCCAGCCGGAGCGGACAGAGGAAGCGTTCCTGCCTCATCCGTTCCTGCCAGGCCAAAGGCTTTACCGGACGGGCGATCTGGCCAAATGGACGGAGGAAGGCGAGATCCGCTGCATCGGAAGGAAGGACGCCCAGGTCAAGCTGAGAGGCTATCGCATCGAGCTTGCGGAAATCGAGCAGCGCTTGGCCGCATATCCGGGCATTAGCGCCGCGGCGGCCATCTGCGAAGAAGAAGGCGGCGTGCCGGTCCGGATCTCCGCTTACCTTCAATGCGGCATCCTCCAGGCGAAGGAAATCAGGGACTATCTGGCGGGCGAGCTGCCGTCCTATATGATTCCCTCCCGCTTCTATCGGGTCGGCCGCCTTCCGCTGTCCGACAACGGCAAGACGGACAAGAAGGCTCTTCCGGCGCTCAAGGATGCCGCCGATCTGGACGAGGAATTCATCGAGCCGCGCAATGAAACCGAGCGGTTGCTGGCCGGGATATTCTCGGAGGTGCTGAGCCTCGGGAAGGTTTCGGCCGAAGCGAGCTTCTTCGAGGTCGGCGGACATTCCCTCAAGGCGACGATGCTGATGGCGAGAATCCAGAAAGCGTTCGAGGTCGACATCAGCATCGATGAAATCTTCGAGAAGCAGACCGTGAGCGCGCTCGCCGAAGCCGTCGCCGCCAAAAGCGCGAAGGCGTTCCGAGCCGTAACGCCAGCGGAAAAAGCGCCTTCTTATCCGCTCTCCTCCGCTCAAAAACGGATGTACGCCCTCTATTGCCGGGACCCGCGTTCCGTCGCCTACAACATGTCGGAAGCCCTGCTCATCGACGGCGATCTGGACAAGGAGCGGCTGAAGCAAGCTGTCGCCAAGCTGGTGGAGCGCCATGAGATTCTGCGCACGACTTTTGCAGCGGCAGGCAGCGGGCCGGTGCAAGTGGTGCATGAGGACAGCGCGTTCGAGCTGGATTTCGTGGAAGGACGGCCGATCGATCCGATGACCGCGATGCAGAGCTTTGTTCGTCCTTTCGATCTCGAAGCCGGACCTCTTTTCCGGATCCGAATCATTCGAATGGAAGAGAGGAAGCATCTTCTGCTTGTCGATCTGCATCATATCCTCGCCGACGGCTCCTCCGTAGGCCTCTTCATCAGCGAGCTGGCGCGGCTTTACAACGGGGAAAGGCTGGCAGAGCCCGCGCTGCAGTACAAGGATTTCGCCGTATGGCAGCATCGGAACCGCGATCATGAAGATGTCCGCAGCCAGGAACGATACTGGCTGAGCCGGTTTGCGGACGGCGTTCCTTCCTTGGAGCTGCCAAGCGATTTCCCCAGACCGAAGTTCAAGAGCATGGAGGGGGCGCGCATCTCCTTCACCGTAGACGCGGAGCTTGCCGCTGCCTTGAAGCGGCTGGCAGGCGATCAGGGCGCCACCTTGTTCATGGTTCTCTTGTCGGTCTATAATCTGTTGCTGTCGAAGCTGTCGGGACAGGAGGATCTGGTCGTCGGAACCCCGGTATCGGGACGGGTGCAGGCAGCGCTGGAAGAGACGATGGGAATGTTCGTCAATGTCGTTCCGATCCGGACATCGGTGGAGCCGGATCTCGATTTCGTCCAGCTCCTTGCCCGGGTCAAAAAGAACGCTCTCGGGGCGTTCGAGAACCAGCTCTATCCCTACGACGAGCTTGCCGTCAAGCTGGATTGCGCTCGGGATCTGAGCCGCAATCCGCTCTTTGATGTCATGTTCGTCCTGCAGAACATGCAGGAGAACCGCTTTGACTTCCGCGGGCTTCATTTCACGCATGCCGCGTTCGAGCCGAGCATTTCCAAGTTCGACCTGACCCTCGCCGGCTTCGAGGGCGGAGACGGGCTGCTGTACTTCGATCTGGAATACTCGACCCATCTGTTCCGCGAGACGACGGCCCGCCGAATTGCCGAATGCTTCCTGCATCTGCTGCGGAACGCAGCGGAGCAGCCTGGATCAAGGCTGGATTCCTTGACCTTGCTGCCTGCCGATCACCTGCGCCGGCAGCTGGAGCATGCTCATGCCGATGTCCTGAAGGAGGCGCCGGCCTCGTCGCTGCCGGAGCAGTTCAGGAAGCTGGCGAGGCTCCAGCCGGACCGGACCGCAATCATGCACGGCAAGAAGCGGCTGACGTACGGAGAGCTGGATGAGTTGTCCGACCGCTGGGCTGCTTGGCTGCTTGATAACGGGGTCGGCTTCGAGGATGTTGTTGCCGTACGGCTGGAACGGTCCTTCGAGAGCATCGTCTGCTTCCTCGCCCTGCTCAAGTCCGGCGCCGCCTATCTGCCTATCGATCCTGCCTTCCCTGTCGAGCGGGCTCGGCATATGCTGGAGGACAGCCGGGCAGTGCTCCTCATCACGGATGGCGATCACGACTGGAGCGGAATCTTCCGCGGCAAGATCGCCAAGCCGGGAGAAGTTCCGCTGCCGGAGAAGGGCAAGTTCGTTCCGGCCCGCGAGCCGGACCTGAACAGCCTCGCCTATATCATCTATACATCCGGGACGACAGGCAATCCGAAGGGAGTCGCGCTGGAGCATGCCGGACTGGCCAATCTGCCGTTCGTGTTCCGGGAGAGGCTCGGCATCGGACCGGATGATGTCATCCTTCAATTCGCGCCTTGCTCCTTCGACGCCTCTGTATGGGAGTTTTCCATGGCGCTGGGGACAGGCGGCTCGCTCTGCCTGGCAAGCAAGGAAACGATCGGCGATCCGGAGCTGTTCCGGCGTTACGCCGAAGAGATGGGCATCACGGCGGCCACATTCCCGCCGTCCTACATGGAGCGCCTGCAGCCGGAGACGCTAGGCAGCCTTCGCCTTGTCGTGACGGCCGGCTCGGAACCGTCCTCCGACATGCTCCGGGAGTGGTCGCGGCATATGCGCGTCGCCAATGCCTACGGGCCGACTGAAGCCTCCGTATGCGCGGCGATGTGGGATTATGCGGAAGATTCCGCGCATGCCAAAGTTCCTATCGGCAAGCCGATACCGAACAGCCGCATCTGTATCGTGGATGCCGCGCTCAATCCTCTTCCGCCGGGAGTCGCGGGACAGCTGGGCATCGCCGGCATCGGCCTGGCCAGAGAGTATCTGAATCAGCCTGAGATTACCGCCCGGCAGTTCGTCCGCAGCTCCATTCCCGGGTTTGAACGGATGTACTTGACCGGGGACCTGGCCAAGCGGCTGGAGGACGGCAGCCTTGTCTACCTAGGCAGGATCGACAGTCAGTTGAAGATCAGAGGATGCCGGGTCGAGCCGGGCGAGATCGAATCTCGGCTGACACAGCTGGGCGGGGTGAAGAGCGCCGCCGTCCGGCTGAGGCGGCAGCCGGACGGCAGGGGCGTTCTGGCAGCCTACTATAGCGGAGATGCCGCGCCTAATCCCCGGGAGCTTAAGGCGGCGCTGTCGGGCATGCTCCCCGGCTACATGGTTCCAGCCTTGTACTTCGAGCTGGAGGAGCTGCCCTTGACGGTCAACGGCAAGGTCGATGGAAAGGCGCTCGATCTCCTGCAGCAGCCGGGCGAATCCCCTCTAGGCTCCAGGCCACCGGCTGCCGGAGCGGAAGCTCTCGTTGCCGAGGTGTTCGAGGAGGTGCTCGCCATCAAGGGAGTCGGAGCCGACGACACGTTCAATGAGCTCGGAGGAGACTCCATATCTGCGATGAAGGCTGTATTCCTGCTGAAGAAAAAAGGATTTTCCGTGGAAGTCAGGGATCTTCTCCTGCGGCAGACGCCGGCAGCGTTGAGCCGCATAAAGCACCGGGGCGCAGGGGCAGCGGCCGAAGGAGAGAAGGCTGAACAAGCGATGACGGAGCCTTCGGCAGGCTGCGGCGAGGACGCGGCGGACTTGGCGGATATCCGCCGCCGGCTTGCCGTCCAGCAGGCCGCTTATGCCGCCCAGCTGCGGGAGCGTCCGGCTGTCGCCGCGATTCCGATCTTGGCCGTGCCGTCCTTGTTCCTGACGCGATCCGAGAATGTCGGCGCCATCATTCCGATTCCCGCGAGCAGAAGTCGGAAGGACATCGAGCTCACCGTCCTCGGTGTCGTCCGCAGCCAGGAAATGCTCCGATGCTTCCTTTCCGGGGAAGGAGACGGGGCCTGGAGCCTGCATGGCCGTCCGGACCGTCTGGATCTCCCTTATGTCGCGGTGAACAGCCCTCAGGCCGACGAGCTTATTCGGAGCGCAGCGGCGGAATGCTACCATGACCGCTTCGAGTTCGATCAGCCAGGCAGCCTGCTGTACCGGCTGGCGCTGATCGAGAACGGAGTGTCCGGCGAGAAGGTCCTCGTCTATTCCTCCCACCATTCCTTGTCCGACGGACTGACCTGCAGCCTTATCGCCGAGACGATCCGCCTGCCGGAAGCATCGGCTTCGGCGGAGTACGGCCGGCAGCCGGAAACGGGCTATCGCGATTATGTCGAAATGGTGGAGGCGGGGCCTCAAGGCATCCCGCTCGAGGTGCTGGAGCGCCGATTCCAGCTGGACGAGTACCGCCATGCCCTGAACGGCCTTGAACACAGCATCAGCCTGTTGCCGGCACAAAGCTCGAGCTCCATCACGCTGGAATTCCCGCTGGACGACGAGCGTCCGGAGCAAGGCTGGCATACCGTTCTCGGACTCGTGGCTTCCTTCGGGAAGGAAGTCCTGCGCATGGACGCTCTTCCGGTCCGGCTGGTCAGCAGCGGAAGAAGATATGGAAGCCGGTCCTATTATCATCTGGCCGGCAATTTCATCGACTATATTCCTGTCCTGCTCCGCACCGAAGAGGATGAAGAGCTTCGCTTAAGCCGAATCCGCGAGCTCATCCAGACCTCGTCCATCCATAACATCCATTTTGCAGCCCTGGACCTGACTCCTGCAGGCCGGCCGATTCTGCTCAATTACTTCGGAGCCGTTCAGAAGGACCACGAGCTGGAGCCTGTTCCCTATGAATCGGATGCTTCCTACGAGCAGGCTGCTGCGGACTACGGCATCAGCTTTTATGCCAGGCATACGAAATCCGGGCTCAGGGTGGACATCGCGCTTCCCTTCGTCATCGATGCGGACAGACTCGGCAATCGATTGGCCGGCAAGCCCGATCTGGAAATCCTGTCCTAG